The proteins below are encoded in one region of Brassica napus cultivar Da-Ae chromosome A6, Da-Ae, whole genome shotgun sequence:
- the LOC106426880 gene encoding glutamate decarboxylase 2 isoform X1: MVLSRTTTESNEPVSSTFGSRYALTALPKYEIGESSIPKDAAYQIIKDELMLDGNPRLNLASFVTTWMEPECDKLIMDSINKNYVDMDEYPVTTELQNRCVNMIARLFNAPLGDTETAMGVGTVGSSEAIMLAGLAFKRNWQNKRKAEGKTYDKPNIVTGANVQVCWEKFARYFEVELKEIKLSEGYYVMDPEKAVEMVDENTICVAAILGSTLTGEFEDVKRLNDLLVKKNDATGWNTPIHVDAASGGFIAPFIYPELEWDFRLPLVKSINVSGHKYGLVYAGIGWVVWRTQHDLPDELIFHINYLGADQPTFTLNFSKGSSQIIAQYYQLIRLGFEGYKNVMENCRENMLVLKEGIEKTERFNIVSKDVGVPLVAFSLKGQSFHSEFEISEMLRRFGWIVPAYTMPADAEHITVLRVVIREDFSRTLAERLVADILKVLHELDTLPSKISRKMGAEDFGNVKGKKVKREKLMEVIVGWRKFVKDRKKMNGVC; encoded by the exons ATGGTTCTAAGCCGAACGACCACCGAAAGTAACGAACCTGTTAGCTCGACGTTTGGATCTCGCTATGCCCTAACTGCACTTCCCAA ATATGAGATTGGTGAGAGCTCGATACCAAAGGATGCTGCGTATCAGATCATTAAAGATGAGCTAATGCTTGACGGTAACCCGAGGCTGAACCTGGCCTCGTTTGTGACGACGTGGATGGAGCCAGAGTGTGACAAACTCATTATGGACTCTATCAACAAGAACTATGTCGACATGGACGAGTACCCTGTCACTACCGAGCTCCAG AACCGATGTGTAAATATGATAGCTCGACTATTCAATGCGCCTCTTGGAGACACTGAGACCGCCATGGGAGTAGgaacggttggatcttctgaAGCTATCATGTTAGCCGGATTAGCCTTCAAAAGGAACTGGCAGAACAAACGCAAAGCTGAGGGTAAAACCTATGATAAACCCAACATTGTCACCGGAGCCAATGTTCAA GTGTGCTGGGAGAAATTCGCTAGGTACTTCGAGGTGGAGCTAAAAGAAATCAAGCTTAGTGAAGGTTACTACGTGATGGATCCAGAGAAAGCAGTAGAAATGGTAGACGAGAACACAATATGTGTTGCTGCCATACTTGGGTCAACACTCACCGGTGAGTTCGAAGACGTCAAGCGCCTTAATGACTTGCTGGTCAAGAAAAATGATGCGACTGGCTGGAACACTCCAATCCACGTTGACGCGGCAAGTGGAGGCTTCATAGCTCCGTTTATTTACCCTGAATTGGAATGGGACTTTAGGCTTCCTTTGGTGAAGAGTATCAATGTGAGTGGTCATAAATATGGGCTGGTCTATGCTGGTATTGGCTGGGTCGTGTGGAGGACACAACATGATTTACCCGATGAGCTCATCTTTCATATTAACTATCTTGGTGCTGATCAGCCAACTTTTACTCTCAATTTCTCCAAGG GATCGAGCCAAATTATTGCTCAGTACTATCAGCTCATACGTCTTGGCTTCGAG GGCTACAAGAATGTGATGGAGAACTGCAGAGAGAACATGTTGGTTCTCAAAGAAGGAATAGAGAAAACAGAGCGTTTCAACATTGTCTCAAAGGACGTAGGAGTGCCACTCGTAGCTTTCTCTCTCAAGGGTCAGAGTTTCCACAGCGAGTTCGAGATCTCTGAGATGCTACGCCGTTTCGGCTGGATTGTTCCCGCTTACACTATGCCTGCGGATGCGGAGCACATCACGGTTCTGCGTGTTGTCATTAGGGAAGATTTCTCAAGAACACTTGCAGAAAGACTTGTGGCTGATATTTTGAAGGTGCTTCATGAGCTTGATACCTTACCTTCCAAAATATCAAGGAAGATGGGAGCTGAGGATTTTGGCAATGTGAAAGGGAAGAAAGTGAAGAGGGAGAAGCTGATGGAAGTTATTGTTGGATGGAGGAAGTTTGTGAAGGATAGGAAGAAGATGAACGGTGTGTGTTAA
- the LOC106426880 gene encoding glutamate decarboxylase 2 isoform X2 → MLIMNSIHWTYQSCNYVSYRMNRCVNMIARLFNAPLGDTETAMGVGTVGSSEAIMLAGLAFKRNWQNKRKAEGKTYDKPNIVTGANVQVCWEKFARYFEVELKEIKLSEGYYVMDPEKAVEMVDENTICVAAILGSTLTGEFEDVKRLNDLLVKKNDATGWNTPIHVDAASGGFIAPFIYPELEWDFRLPLVKSINVSGHKYGLVYAGIGWVVWRTQHDLPDELIFHINYLGADQPTFTLNFSKGSSQIIAQYYQLIRLGFEGYKNVMENCRENMLVLKEGIEKTERFNIVSKDVGVPLVAFSLKGQSFHSEFEISEMLRRFGWIVPAYTMPADAEHITVLRVVIREDFSRTLAERLVADILKVLHELDTLPSKISRKMGAEDFGNVKGKKVKREKLMEVIVGWRKFVKDRKKMNGVC, encoded by the exons ATGTTGATCATGAATTCGATCCATTGGACATACCAATCTTGTAATTACGTCTCCTACCGTATG AACCGATGTGTAAATATGATAGCTCGACTATTCAATGCGCCTCTTGGAGACACTGAGACCGCCATGGGAGTAGgaacggttggatcttctgaAGCTATCATGTTAGCCGGATTAGCCTTCAAAAGGAACTGGCAGAACAAACGCAAAGCTGAGGGTAAAACCTATGATAAACCCAACATTGTCACCGGAGCCAATGTTCAA GTGTGCTGGGAGAAATTCGCTAGGTACTTCGAGGTGGAGCTAAAAGAAATCAAGCTTAGTGAAGGTTACTACGTGATGGATCCAGAGAAAGCAGTAGAAATGGTAGACGAGAACACAATATGTGTTGCTGCCATACTTGGGTCAACACTCACCGGTGAGTTCGAAGACGTCAAGCGCCTTAATGACTTGCTGGTCAAGAAAAATGATGCGACTGGCTGGAACACTCCAATCCACGTTGACGCGGCAAGTGGAGGCTTCATAGCTCCGTTTATTTACCCTGAATTGGAATGGGACTTTAGGCTTCCTTTGGTGAAGAGTATCAATGTGAGTGGTCATAAATATGGGCTGGTCTATGCTGGTATTGGCTGGGTCGTGTGGAGGACACAACATGATTTACCCGATGAGCTCATCTTTCATATTAACTATCTTGGTGCTGATCAGCCAACTTTTACTCTCAATTTCTCCAAGG GATCGAGCCAAATTATTGCTCAGTACTATCAGCTCATACGTCTTGGCTTCGAG GGCTACAAGAATGTGATGGAGAACTGCAGAGAGAACATGTTGGTTCTCAAAGAAGGAATAGAGAAAACAGAGCGTTTCAACATTGTCTCAAAGGACGTAGGAGTGCCACTCGTAGCTTTCTCTCTCAAGGGTCAGAGTTTCCACAGCGAGTTCGAGATCTCTGAGATGCTACGCCGTTTCGGCTGGATTGTTCCCGCTTACACTATGCCTGCGGATGCGGAGCACATCACGGTTCTGCGTGTTGTCATTAGGGAAGATTTCTCAAGAACACTTGCAGAAAGACTTGTGGCTGATATTTTGAAGGTGCTTCATGAGCTTGATACCTTACCTTCCAAAATATCAAGGAAGATGGGAGCTGAGGATTTTGGCAATGTGAAAGGGAAGAAAGTGAAGAGGGAGAAGCTGATGGAAGTTATTGTTGGATGGAGGAAGTTTGTGAAGGATAGGAAGAAGATGAACGGTGTGTGTTAA
- the LOC106426880 gene encoding glutamate decarboxylase 2 isoform X3: protein MIARLFNAPLGDTETAMGVGTVGSSEAIMLAGLAFKRNWQNKRKAEGKTYDKPNIVTGANVQVCWEKFARYFEVELKEIKLSEGYYVMDPEKAVEMVDENTICVAAILGSTLTGEFEDVKRLNDLLVKKNDATGWNTPIHVDAASGGFIAPFIYPELEWDFRLPLVKSINVSGHKYGLVYAGIGWVVWRTQHDLPDELIFHINYLGADQPTFTLNFSKGSSQIIAQYYQLIRLGFEGYKNVMENCRENMLVLKEGIEKTERFNIVSKDVGVPLVAFSLKGQSFHSEFEISEMLRRFGWIVPAYTMPADAEHITVLRVVIREDFSRTLAERLVADILKVLHELDTLPSKISRKMGAEDFGNVKGKKVKREKLMEVIVGWRKFVKDRKKMNGVC, encoded by the exons ATGATAGCTCGACTATTCAATGCGCCTCTTGGAGACACTGAGACCGCCATGGGAGTAGgaacggttggatcttctgaAGCTATCATGTTAGCCGGATTAGCCTTCAAAAGGAACTGGCAGAACAAACGCAAAGCTGAGGGTAAAACCTATGATAAACCCAACATTGTCACCGGAGCCAATGTTCAA GTGTGCTGGGAGAAATTCGCTAGGTACTTCGAGGTGGAGCTAAAAGAAATCAAGCTTAGTGAAGGTTACTACGTGATGGATCCAGAGAAAGCAGTAGAAATGGTAGACGAGAACACAATATGTGTTGCTGCCATACTTGGGTCAACACTCACCGGTGAGTTCGAAGACGTCAAGCGCCTTAATGACTTGCTGGTCAAGAAAAATGATGCGACTGGCTGGAACACTCCAATCCACGTTGACGCGGCAAGTGGAGGCTTCATAGCTCCGTTTATTTACCCTGAATTGGAATGGGACTTTAGGCTTCCTTTGGTGAAGAGTATCAATGTGAGTGGTCATAAATATGGGCTGGTCTATGCTGGTATTGGCTGGGTCGTGTGGAGGACACAACATGATTTACCCGATGAGCTCATCTTTCATATTAACTATCTTGGTGCTGATCAGCCAACTTTTACTCTCAATTTCTCCAAGG GATCGAGCCAAATTATTGCTCAGTACTATCAGCTCATACGTCTTGGCTTCGAG GGCTACAAGAATGTGATGGAGAACTGCAGAGAGAACATGTTGGTTCTCAAAGAAGGAATAGAGAAAACAGAGCGTTTCAACATTGTCTCAAAGGACGTAGGAGTGCCACTCGTAGCTTTCTCTCTCAAGGGTCAGAGTTTCCACAGCGAGTTCGAGATCTCTGAGATGCTACGCCGTTTCGGCTGGATTGTTCCCGCTTACACTATGCCTGCGGATGCGGAGCACATCACGGTTCTGCGTGTTGTCATTAGGGAAGATTTCTCAAGAACACTTGCAGAAAGACTTGTGGCTGATATTTTGAAGGTGCTTCATGAGCTTGATACCTTACCTTCCAAAATATCAAGGAAGATGGGAGCTGAGGATTTTGGCAATGTGAAAGGGAAGAAAGTGAAGAGGGAGAAGCTGATGGAAGTTATTGTTGGATGGAGGAAGTTTGTGAAGGATAGGAAGAAGATGAACGGTGTGTGTTAA